In Planctomicrobium piriforme, a genomic segment contains:
- a CDS encoding ATP-grasp domain-containing protein, translating into MQIFVSEFVCGGDWPDFKVPTSLLTEGRAMLLAVVTDLTQLPGVTVITTWDQCLRYARPTFPKGVQVYEVSSPTQTREVSLGLAAQSDRTLVIAPEFDDLLAARCELLRSNGARLLNCSTEAIRLATDKLAVYEMCVRAGIPTIETQLMGETRPWPRCVVKRRDGAGSLDMRLVSSDVWWDIMRRRADPIEFIVQPYVSARALSVTAVVDNGQLRCLFPVGGQRLSDDGLFQYLGGAIPADVSRLSPFAEMPSIEATSNSAPHSRPLSPEDRGEGGWTAATELVSRVVGEIPGLHGLVGFDLLAPDDQPGDLVLVEINPRLTTSYVGYRTLSTENLAALLLNPAEAPLPEFRGSVTFTPDGQLEWQP; encoded by the coding sequence ATGCAGATCTTCGTCAGCGAGTTTGTCTGCGGCGGGGACTGGCCTGATTTCAAGGTCCCCACATCGCTACTGACCGAAGGCCGGGCGATGTTGCTGGCGGTCGTGACGGATCTGACCCAGTTGCCGGGGGTGACTGTTATCACCACCTGGGATCAGTGCTTGCGGTACGCCAGGCCGACGTTTCCGAAGGGCGTTCAGGTGTATGAAGTGAGTTCGCCGACTCAGACCCGCGAGGTGTCTCTGGGGTTGGCAGCGCAGTCAGACCGAACGCTTGTGATTGCGCCAGAGTTTGACGACCTGCTGGCAGCGCGGTGTGAGTTGCTGCGAAGCAACGGCGCCCGTCTGTTGAATTGCTCGACGGAAGCCATTCGTCTCGCCACTGACAAGCTGGCGGTTTATGAGATGTGCGTGCGTGCGGGGATTCCGACGATTGAAACCCAATTGATGGGCGAAACTCGTCCTTGGCCGAGATGCGTGGTGAAGCGGCGGGACGGGGCAGGTTCGCTCGACATGCGGCTCGTCTCCAGTGATGTCTGGTGGGACATCATGCGACGGCGTGCAGACCCCATCGAGTTCATCGTGCAGCCGTACGTTTCCGCCCGGGCGTTGTCGGTGACGGCAGTGGTCGACAACGGGCAATTGCGATGCCTGTTTCCGGTGGGAGGACAGCGACTTAGTGATGACGGGTTGTTTCAATATCTGGGGGGAGCGATTCCGGCGGATGTTAGTCGTCTCTCTCCTTTCGCCGAGATGCCGTCCATTGAGGCGACCAGCAACTCGGCCCCTCACTCCCGGCCCCTCTCCCCTGAGGACAGGGGCGAGGGGGGTTGGACGGCGGCGACCGAATTGGTCTCGCGAGTTGTGGGCGAAATCCCGGGGCTGCACGGGCTGGTCGGGTTCGATCTGCTGGCGCCAGACGACCAGCCGGGTGATCTCGTGCTCGTGGAGATCAATCCCCGGCTGACGACGAGCTATGTCGGCTATCGCACTCTCTCCACAGAGAATCTGGCGGCATTGCTGTTGAATCCCGCCGAGGCCCCGTTGCCTGAGTTTCGGGGCAGCGTCACGTTTACGCCGGACGGTCAGTTGGAGTGGCAGCCATGA
- a CDS encoding cytochrome c — MSSGFRITVGCLLSVVVCGCGGQSAPPPAVSTAAPPAAPAAATPAPAANVSAPPAAVKNEGGKETKWIGTIPYDVFYDQPLTIASDATVIASANPPVGSVPPVAPAGMPSGNPVASSTMSTPKPADAAATVPTGAVDWAAVLPMALLVEETKLLRTRLTGNLQTVATFNKNTKAIETDAAILTALAAVATVHPEKVNWKPNAKYLRDLGLEVSSSANGTGREPFTKTKEPFEKLTIILDGGKPPEMESKDVVPFAEVAYLAEMMKRIETTFSNLKANFNTPARLKEDPAAVERELRMMALLGTMMADASYDSAAEEGYQKLTQRFVSGAKEALEAAKTGDLEGYQAALNKVQTTCAECHQEYRGNNSTF, encoded by the coding sequence ATGTCTTCAGGATTTCGAATCACCGTTGGCTGCCTGTTGAGTGTTGTCGTCTGCGGCTGCGGGGGCCAGTCTGCGCCGCCTCCTGCCGTATCGACCGCAGCCCCGCCTGCTGCACCCGCAGCGGCAACTCCGGCCCCTGCCGCGAATGTCAGTGCTCCCCCTGCCGCGGTCAAAAACGAAGGGGGGAAGGAGACGAAGTGGATCGGCACGATTCCTTACGACGTCTTCTATGACCAGCCGTTGACGATCGCGAGCGACGCGACCGTGATCGCATCCGCAAACCCGCCGGTGGGGTCTGTTCCGCCTGTCGCTCCAGCGGGAATGCCATCTGGAAATCCAGTTGCCAGCAGCACGATGTCGACTCCCAAGCCGGCCGATGCCGCTGCAACCGTGCCGACCGGTGCTGTAGACTGGGCCGCCGTTTTGCCAATGGCGTTGCTGGTTGAGGAAACGAAGCTGCTGCGAACCCGATTGACTGGCAACCTGCAGACGGTGGCAACGTTCAACAAAAACACGAAGGCGATTGAAACCGACGCCGCAATTCTGACGGCCCTGGCGGCGGTGGCGACCGTGCACCCCGAGAAGGTGAACTGGAAGCCGAACGCAAAATATCTGCGTGATCTCGGGCTGGAAGTGTCGAGCAGTGCGAATGGGACAGGTCGCGAGCCCTTCACGAAGACCAAAGAGCCGTTTGAGAAACTGACGATCATCCTCGACGGCGGCAAGCCGCCGGAGATGGAGTCGAAGGATGTCGTGCCGTTTGCGGAAGTGGCCTATCTGGCCGAAATGATGAAGCGAATCGAGACGACGTTCTCGAACCTGAAGGCGAACTTCAACACGCCCGCGCGATTGAAAGAAGACCCAGCTGCCGTGGAGCGGGAACTACGAATGATGGCGCTGCTAGGGACAATGATGGCGGACGCCAGTTACGACTCGGCCGCGGAAGAGGGCTATCAGAAGCTGACGCAGCGGTTTGTCAGCGGGGCGAAGGAAGCCTTGGAGGCGGCAAAAACCGGCGACCTGGAAGGCTATCAGGCGGCGCTCAATAAAGTGCAGACGACCTGTGCGGAATGCCATCAGGAGTACCGAGGCAACAACAGCACGTTTTAG
- the xylA gene encoding xylose isomerase, translated as MAEFFPDVPKIQFEGPKSKNDLAFKHYNPEEQVEGQSMKDLFRFSVAYWHTFRGTGSDPFGAPTLKRPWDDGTDSVENALKRVDVAFEFMTKLGAEFYCFHDRDVAPEAPTLKQANANLDKVVAKLKDKQKETGVKLLWGTANLFSHPRYLHGAATSCNADVFAYAAAQVKKAIEVTYELGGENYVFWGGREGYTNLFNTDLNRELAHLAKFMHMAHDHAKAIGFKGQFLFEPKPKEPTKHQYDFDAAACLNFIGRNGLDGVIKLNLEANHATLAGHSFMHELEYARIHNALGSIDANTGDLLLGWDTDQFPTDIYLTTQIMLVILEQGGLKPGGTNFDAKVRRESFDPVDLFHAHIGGMDAFARGAKIAAAIRKDGILPEFVKTRYASYDSGIGQKIDTGKASFAELEKYMLEKGEAAPNTSGRQEWIENLINQYV; from the coding sequence ATGGCCGAGTTCTTTCCCGATGTCCCGAAGATCCAGTTCGAAGGCCCCAAGAGCAAGAACGACCTGGCGTTCAAGCACTACAATCCCGAGGAGCAGGTCGAAGGGCAGTCGATGAAAGACCTGTTCCGCTTCAGCGTGGCCTACTGGCACACGTTCCGCGGAACCGGCAGCGATCCGTTCGGCGCCCCCACGCTCAAACGCCCCTGGGATGACGGGACCGATTCCGTCGAGAACGCTTTGAAACGCGTCGACGTTGCCTTCGAATTCATGACGAAGCTCGGCGCCGAATTCTATTGCTTCCACGACCGCGACGTGGCCCCCGAAGCCCCGACGCTGAAACAGGCGAACGCCAATCTCGACAAGGTCGTCGCCAAGCTGAAAGACAAGCAGAAAGAAACCGGCGTCAAGCTGCTGTGGGGGACCGCCAACCTGTTCAGTCATCCCCGCTACCTGCACGGGGCCGCCACGAGCTGCAACGCCGATGTCTTCGCCTACGCCGCCGCTCAGGTGAAGAAGGCCATCGAAGTTACCTACGAACTGGGGGGCGAGAACTATGTGTTCTGGGGGGGCCGTGAAGGGTACACCAACCTCTTCAACACCGACCTCAACCGCGAACTCGCCCATCTGGCGAAGTTCATGCACATGGCCCACGACCATGCCAAAGCCATCGGCTTCAAAGGCCAGTTCCTGTTCGAACCCAAGCCCAAAGAGCCGACCAAGCACCAGTATGACTTCGACGCCGCCGCATGCCTGAACTTCATCGGCCGCAACGGGCTCGATGGCGTCATCAAACTGAACCTCGAAGCGAACCATGCCACGCTCGCCGGGCATTCATTCATGCACGAGCTGGAATACGCCCGTATTCACAATGCACTTGGCTCGATCGACGCCAACACCGGCGACCTCCTGCTCGGCTGGGATACCGACCAGTTCCCCACCGATATCTATCTCACGACCCAGATCATGCTGGTCATCCTCGAACAAGGGGGCCTGAAGCCAGGCGGAACGAACTTCGACGCCAAAGTCCGCCGCGAAAGCTTCGACCCGGTCGATCTGTTTCACGCCCATATCGGCGGGATGGACGCCTTCGCCCGCGGCGCCAAAATCGCCGCCGCAATCCGCAAGGACGGCATCCTGCCAGAGTTCGTCAAAACCCGCTACGCCAGCTACGACTCAGGCATCGGCCAGAAGATTGACACTGGCAAAGCCAGCTTCGCGGAGCTGGAAAAGTACATGCTGGAAAAAGGGGAAGCCGCCCCGAACACCAGCGGCCGCCAGGAATGGATCGAGAATCTGATCAATCAGTATGTCTGA
- a CDS encoding GIY-YIG nuclease family protein, translating into MPEPPQSDLWSNPRTALLLLSTGILALTALLGFWSSAVVAVACALASLGFGIFGFIRHAEAQSAEHRLKHHAETAALAVTLQTRCSELTLRYQNLLSTGNQRIAHYFKKIDAESSAYRRAADSEIFRCRQTAKAEIAEAERQKASATELAIREQQRASLVDKRASETVANVEQRMFAVAARIIADNLKNASSKLRADPESYQRQKTALAKTFDFVERVGYPLPDRLRSESLEGLKESYRLKVREQALKDEQKRIRQQAIEEARNLKLQEQREQEAREAEEREAELAERLAQVLSEQEGVHSQEVEELKRQLADAQAKSERAKSLAQITKVGHVYILSNLGSFGPDVFKVGMTRREDPQDRVRELGDASVPFPFDVHAMISCTDAPSLENALHRELTRYRVNRVNLRKEYFRIDLQLLLDAVVKHHGQVDYVAEPEALQYRDSQNIDPEDLVELTEELAEMGVNLNEDDELDEPAEGQRLTE; encoded by the coding sequence GTGCCAGAGCCGCCGCAAAGTGATTTGTGGTCCAATCCTCGGACCGCATTATTGCTGCTTAGCACCGGAATACTTGCGCTGACTGCGCTTTTAGGATTCTGGTCGTCGGCCGTCGTGGCCGTGGCCTGTGCGTTGGCGTCACTCGGGTTCGGAATTTTCGGTTTCATCCGCCATGCTGAGGCTCAATCCGCAGAGCACCGGCTGAAACATCACGCAGAGACGGCTGCTTTAGCAGTCACCCTGCAGACTCGATGCAGTGAATTGACGCTGCGGTATCAGAACCTGCTTTCAACTGGCAACCAACGGATTGCTCATTATTTCAAGAAAATTGATGCGGAGTCGTCTGCATACCGAAGGGCTGCCGACAGCGAAATCTTCCGGTGTCGCCAAACGGCCAAAGCCGAAATTGCTGAAGCGGAGCGCCAGAAGGCATCTGCTACGGAACTGGCGATTCGCGAACAGCAAAGGGCAAGCCTGGTCGACAAGCGCGCATCGGAGACCGTTGCGAATGTGGAACAGAGAATGTTCGCGGTGGCTGCTCGCATCATTGCAGACAACTTGAAAAATGCATCTTCGAAATTGCGAGCCGATCCCGAGAGTTACCAGCGTCAGAAAACAGCTTTGGCGAAGACCTTTGACTTCGTCGAACGCGTCGGCTACCCGCTGCCCGATAGATTGAGATCAGAATCGTTAGAGGGTCTCAAAGAATCTTATCGACTGAAAGTCCGGGAACAGGCTTTGAAAGATGAACAGAAGCGAATCAGGCAGCAGGCAATTGAAGAGGCGAGAAATCTGAAGTTGCAGGAACAGCGCGAGCAAGAAGCCAGAGAGGCTGAAGAACGAGAGGCCGAATTGGCCGAACGACTGGCTCAGGTGCTTTCCGAGCAGGAAGGAGTTCATTCGCAGGAAGTGGAAGAACTGAAACGCCAGTTGGCGGACGCGCAAGCCAAATCGGAAAGAGCGAAATCTTTGGCTCAGATTACCAAGGTGGGGCATGTTTACATTCTGTCGAACCTGGGATCGTTTGGCCCGGATGTCTTCAAGGTGGGCATGACTCGCCGTGAAGATCCTCAGGATCGTGTCAGGGAATTGGGTGACGCCAGCGTCCCGTTTCCATTCGATGTGCATGCCATGATTTCCTGCACAGATGCACCATCGCTCGAAAATGCGCTGCACCGGGAACTCACCAGGTACCGCGTCAATCGAGTCAATCTCCGGAAAGAGTACTTCAGGATTGACCTGCAGCTCCTTCTGGATGCCGTCGTCAAGCATCACGGTCAAGTGGATTATGTTGCGGAGCCTGAGGCGCTGCAGTATCGCGACAGTCAGAACATTGATCCTGAAGACCTTGTGGAACTCACAGAGGAACTGGCGGAGATGGGCGTTAACCTGAATGAAGACGATGAGCTGGATGAGCCGGCGGAAGGGCAGCGATTGACGGAATGA
- a CDS encoding TspO/MBR family protein codes for MSQDHASLPPSGQRTSLPVWLGLPAWVVVSFLPSLTGLFFMPGEWYKTLQRPELAPPNWVFAPVWTTLYFLMGVSAWLVWRQVGWSRGKVPLSLFLCQLVVNGLWTWLFFGLHEIGIALLDLLLMIVLVALTIAAFWKISRPAAVLLLPYLAWISFAGYLNFAFWQLNR; via the coding sequence ATGTCCCAAGATCACGCGTCGCTGCCGCCCTCTGGTCAACGAACATCTCTCCCCGTCTGGCTCGGGCTGCCGGCCTGGGTTGTCGTGTCGTTTCTCCCTTCGCTGACCGGCCTCTTTTTCATGCCTGGCGAATGGTACAAGACCCTGCAGCGCCCGGAACTGGCTCCCCCGAACTGGGTTTTCGCGCCGGTCTGGACGACCCTTTATTTCCTGATGGGCGTTTCCGCGTGGCTCGTCTGGCGTCAGGTCGGCTGGAGCCGCGGCAAGGTGCCGCTCTCGCTGTTTCTATGCCAATTGGTCGTCAACGGGCTCTGGACATGGCTCTTCTTTGGACTGCATGAAATCGGCATCGCCCTGCTCGACCTGTTATTGATGATCGTCCTCGTCGCGCTGACGATCGCCGCCTTCTGGAAGATCTCCCGGCCAGCCGCAGTGCTGCTGCTCCCCTACCTCGCCTGGATCAGCTTCGCCGGCTACCTGAACTTCGCCTTCTGGCAGCTCAACCGGTAG
- a CDS encoding protein phosphatase 2C domain-containing protein: MEEGKDTARALVKIGYDGTVHKYFRHRFAKERFDNELRVLQYLEERGCEFVPRVLSYDVDKLELVTTNCGARVDRMDDDKLKAIFAELETYGVRHDDPTLQNITYRSRDGRFCLIDFEFATILDSSVAAPPPIPVVTGPINADEFIVPAVPTRMKWSGYRHAGKVRPNNEDEFLGVAFNQGEFNYLAANGQSSIDGFDYVFAVSDGMGGERSGEFASKFAIDNITRLMPQRYHLKLKHQAGGIRDCIRELFLGIHRQLTVLGNSYDEGKNMGATLSLAWFVEDRFYFGHIGDSRIYLLPQGGGLKQLTHDDTHVGWLKRKGELNEREARQHPRKNVLSQALGAGNRYVVPQIGEMKLAPGDRLLLCTDGVIEGLWEHSLEDLIRFPQGKLIGEPPAKRIVEAAVAADGRDNATAMVIECG; this comes from the coding sequence ATGGAAGAAGGCAAGGATACAGCGCGGGCACTGGTCAAAATTGGCTATGACGGCACCGTGCACAAATACTTTCGTCACCGCTTTGCCAAAGAGCGGTTCGACAATGAGCTGCGCGTGCTGCAGTATCTTGAAGAACGGGGCTGCGAGTTCGTGCCGCGCGTGCTCAGCTATGACGTGGACAAGCTGGAGCTGGTCACCACCAACTGCGGAGCCCGAGTGGATCGCATGGATGACGATAAACTCAAGGCGATCTTTGCCGAACTCGAGACGTACGGAGTTCGTCACGACGATCCGACTTTGCAGAACATCACCTATCGTTCGCGCGACGGGCGGTTCTGTCTGATCGACTTTGAGTTCGCGACCATTCTCGACAGCAGCGTGGCGGCGCCGCCTCCGATCCCTGTGGTGACCGGGCCGATCAATGCGGACGAGTTCATCGTGCCGGCCGTGCCGACGCGGATGAAGTGGTCCGGATACCGGCATGCAGGCAAGGTGCGGCCCAATAACGAAGATGAGTTTCTGGGCGTGGCCTTCAATCAGGGGGAGTTCAACTACCTCGCCGCGAACGGGCAGTCGTCGATTGACGGCTTCGACTATGTGTTCGCGGTCAGCGACGGCATGGGCGGCGAACGTTCCGGCGAGTTCGCGAGCAAGTTCGCGATCGACAACATTACCCGACTCATGCCGCAACGGTATCACCTGAAACTGAAGCATCAAGCGGGCGGGATTCGCGACTGCATTCGCGAGTTGTTTCTGGGGATTCACCGCCAGTTGACCGTGCTGGGGAACAGCTATGACGAGGGCAAGAACATGGGGGCCACGCTGAGTCTGGCGTGGTTTGTGGAAGACCGTTTCTACTTCGGGCACATCGGCGACAGTCGGATCTACCTGTTGCCGCAGGGGGGCGGCCTGAAGCAACTGACGCACGACGACACGCATGTCGGCTGGCTCAAGCGAAAAGGAGAGCTCAACGAGCGAGAGGCCCGTCAGCATCCACGGAAGAACGTGCTTTCACAGGCACTGGGGGCAGGAAACCGGTACGTCGTTCCTCAGATTGGCGAAATGAAACTCGCGCCGGGCGACCGTCTGCTGCTCTGCACCGACGGCGTGATTGAAGGGTTGTGGGAACACTCGCTGGAAGACTTGATCCGGTTTCCGCAGGGGAAACTCATCGGCGAACCGCCTGCCAAGCGGATCGTGGAAGCGGCGGTCGCTGCTGATGGCCGGGACAACGCGACGGCCATGGTGATCGAATGCGGGTGA
- a CDS encoding BamA/TamA family outer membrane protein has translation MRTLSILLFLFLAIDPIRAGVAPLNVGKNFSFDSILILGVDEPTALEIRQSLKTDIALFSARRPEASTSLLMGMIRRDVHFGFHRWGYKEVSVECRWDAQADRIVLQIDQGPRYSTGEVTVHVESPELQQSIIDALTKPQPSLTAVPETTIGPDGKWAVVWRERDGDLAEMLPPLWVTGSLLTPDASDTAIIHQRAVRACANVCYPFAKLHVQQRPNPVSRTIQLFVEVSQTGPPLIVSEIHVKGTEQQYVEDILDRLGFRVGDTITAVSLQKARNHLWNTGCFRTISVETSTPLTPSEPAEVIVDVVDFKEGPILGAPLTLRDEIAARMSSWVCKSDHEYFTSISEIQFQNWIFLFATTGDNQILADATNLNSPDGDVLREIALFCTDRQLQLIAPQDRVLFQFELPEKGNFKWTFHEDGMLNSSKPSHQTRMNWGMGWNSLSLERLMKRDIWMSPMAAYRHLQGELIPSPASDGSCEVTEEGAHLVVERSTGRVVEFDISSSDAESELTADLAFFYRTDEPEGIQRLQERLIPADCRAIRWEAGSATQTRHLICQSLGRFAFTSEASQSSRVAALVRWAEKVSLPLSQFSSQMMNFKNERFSIPNGRTTQGINLLFEEVLPAGSIPDQLVREIYLAFHGLNEPANELQRLLDSAEHGPLTLAMFSYSVSFLDAQTASQIADLGLDRLDESHFRSDLDEILGDEPTQPRPYRQLVQSFRQLSAAEIAAILKDLVAEQDVALLTSLANDSKVPDAEYCKRTLCSMWEPVLKSQVERLLTLLRDRSRPGGRVATNNHSR, from the coding sequence ATGCGCACCTTATCGATCTTGCTGTTTCTTTTTCTCGCAATCGATCCGATCCGCGCCGGCGTTGCCCCACTCAATGTGGGTAAGAATTTTAGTTTCGACTCCATCCTTATTCTTGGAGTTGATGAGCCAACGGCATTGGAAATTCGCCAATCCCTCAAGACCGATATTGCGCTGTTTTCTGCCAGAAGACCAGAGGCTTCCACTTCTTTGCTCATGGGCATGATCAGGCGTGACGTGCATTTTGGTTTTCACAGATGGGGATACAAAGAGGTCTCGGTTGAATGTCGCTGGGATGCTCAAGCGGATCGCATCGTGCTTCAGATCGACCAAGGGCCCCGATATTCCACTGGAGAGGTGACTGTTCATGTTGAGTCGCCAGAACTTCAGCAGTCAATCATCGATGCCCTGACAAAACCACAACCGTCATTGACCGCTGTTCCTGAGACAACCATTGGGCCGGATGGAAAATGGGCCGTGGTCTGGCGTGAACGTGACGGCGATCTCGCAGAGATGCTGCCTCCGCTGTGGGTCACCGGCAGTCTGCTGACTCCTGATGCTTCCGATACGGCAATAATTCACCAACGCGCCGTACGGGCTTGCGCCAACGTCTGCTATCCATTTGCCAAGCTGCATGTGCAGCAGCGCCCTAATCCAGTTTCCCGCACTATTCAGCTTTTCGTCGAGGTTTCACAGACCGGGCCACCATTGATCGTCAGCGAGATCCATGTGAAAGGAACCGAGCAACAATACGTCGAGGACATTCTTGATCGCCTGGGATTTCGCGTGGGTGACACCATCACTGCGGTGTCGCTTCAAAAGGCTCGTAATCACCTCTGGAACACCGGCTGCTTCCGAACGATTTCAGTTGAAACGTCGACACCGTTAACACCATCAGAGCCAGCCGAAGTCATCGTCGACGTCGTTGACTTCAAAGAGGGGCCAATCCTGGGGGCACCACTGACACTGCGCGATGAAATTGCCGCTCGCATGTCGTCATGGGTCTGCAAATCCGATCACGAGTACTTCACCTCCATTTCGGAAATCCAGTTTCAAAATTGGATTTTTCTATTCGCCACTACGGGTGACAATCAAATTCTCGCCGACGCAACGAATCTGAATTCGCCAGACGGAGATGTGCTGCGTGAAATCGCATTGTTCTGCACGGATCGACAACTCCAGCTCATTGCCCCCCAAGACAGGGTGCTCTTTCAATTTGAACTGCCTGAAAAAGGCAATTTCAAGTGGACCTTCCATGAAGACGGCATGTTGAATTCGTCTAAGCCCAGCCATCAAACCAGAATGAATTGGGGAATGGGTTGGAATAGCCTCTCATTAGAACGCCTGATGAAGCGCGACATTTGGATGTCGCCGATGGCGGCGTACCGTCATTTGCAGGGAGAACTCATTCCGAGCCCAGCGTCAGACGGCAGCTGTGAAGTCACGGAAGAGGGCGCGCATCTGGTGGTTGAACGTTCCACCGGTCGGGTCGTGGAATTCGACATCTCCAGTTCTGATGCCGAATCGGAGCTGACTGCAGATTTGGCTTTCTTTTATCGGACTGACGAACCAGAAGGCATTCAACGGTTGCAGGAACGACTGATACCAGCAGACTGCCGAGCTATTCGCTGGGAAGCTGGTTCGGCAACGCAAACCAGGCATCTGATCTGCCAAAGTCTCGGCCGATTTGCATTTACGTCCGAGGCTTCCCAGTCGAGCCGCGTGGCTGCGCTCGTTCGTTGGGCAGAAAAGGTATCCTTGCCGCTGAGTCAGTTCTCCTCGCAGATGATGAACTTCAAAAATGAACGATTCAGTATTCCGAACGGCCGTACGACGCAGGGAATCAATCTTCTTTTCGAAGAAGTCCTGCCGGCTGGAAGCATTCCCGATCAACTCGTGCGTGAAATCTATTTGGCCTTCCATGGCCTGAACGAACCGGCAAATGAGCTGCAAAGATTGTTAGACTCTGCCGAACACGGTCCCCTCACCTTGGCCATGTTTTCCTATAGTGTGAGCTTTCTCGATGCACAAACAGCCAGCCAAATCGCGGATCTAGGATTGGATCGTCTGGATGAATCGCACTTTCGAAGTGATCTTGATGAAATTCTAGGCGATGAACCGACACAACCCCGCCCTTATCGCCAGTTGGTACAGAGCTTTCGTCAGCTTTCTGCGGCCGAGATTGCCGCAATTTTAAAAGACCTTGTCGCGGAGCAGGATGTTGCCCTGCTGACTAGCCTCGCAAACGATTCGAAAGTCCCGGATGCCGAGTATTGCAAACGAACACTCTGTTCCATGTGGGAACCTGTGTTGAAGTCGCAGGTCGAACGATTGCTGACGTTGCTGCGAGACCGATCGAGGCCGGGTGGTCGTGTAGCCACAAACAACCATTCTCGGTAG
- a CDS encoding sulfatase-like hydrolase/transferase → MLFQLAIAASAFSLHAIAAARPNIVLIYVDDLGFGDVSCNGAKAISTPNVDRLAARGLRFTDGHCTSATCTPSRYGMLTGEYPWRKKGTGVLPGDAGLIIEPGRATLASILQQSGYRTGVIGKWHLGLGDGTLNWNGKIAPGPLEIGFDECFLIPATGDRVPCVYVENHHVFGLDPNDPIQVDYKNPVGTEPTGREHPELLKMKLTHGHDFTIVNGISRIGYMSGGKSARWVDEDMADVITHRAVDFMERNQAQPFFLYFAYHDIHVPRVPHARFAGKSGMGPRGDAILEMDWCTGQVLDALERLQLTEKTLVIFTSDNGPVLDDGYVDDAVEKLGSHQPSGPYKGGKYSLYEGGTRVPFLVSWPGRIRAGESSALVCQIDFLASLGALTGTDLSQIKTAGDSQNVLPALLGESQIGRQELVEQGGGNQLALRSGNWKFLPAFAPKNAPAKARPLELFDLNQDPGETTNLASQYPERVNEMRQRLEQIQKNP, encoded by the coding sequence ATGCTGTTTCAACTTGCGATCGCCGCTTCAGCTTTCTCATTGCATGCGATTGCAGCTGCGCGTCCCAACATTGTCCTGATCTATGTCGATGATCTGGGCTTCGGCGACGTCAGTTGCAACGGGGCGAAAGCGATTTCGACCCCCAACGTCGATCGCCTCGCGGCCAGGGGCTTGCGGTTTACCGACGGGCATTGCACTTCGGCCACCTGCACGCCGTCCCGCTATGGCATGCTGACAGGCGAATATCCCTGGCGGAAAAAAGGGACCGGCGTACTCCCTGGCGACGCCGGACTCATCATCGAGCCGGGCCGCGCCACGTTGGCGTCGATCCTGCAGCAAAGCGGCTATCGCACAGGCGTCATCGGCAAATGGCATCTGGGCCTGGGAGACGGAACGCTCAATTGGAATGGCAAAATTGCCCCCGGTCCCCTCGAAATCGGGTTCGACGAATGCTTCCTGATTCCTGCGACGGGAGACCGCGTGCCCTGCGTGTACGTTGAAAACCATCATGTCTTCGGACTCGATCCGAACGACCCGATTCAGGTGGACTACAAAAATCCGGTCGGAACGGAGCCGACGGGTCGCGAGCATCCGGAACTGCTGAAGATGAAACTGACGCACGGGCACGACTTCACCATCGTGAACGGCATCAGCCGGATCGGTTACATGAGCGGCGGCAAGTCGGCCCGCTGGGTCGACGAAGACATGGCCGACGTCATCACTCACAGGGCCGTCGATTTCATGGAACGAAATCAGGCACAACCTTTCTTCCTGTATTTCGCGTATCACGACATCCATGTGCCGCGTGTTCCTCACGCACGGTTCGCCGGAAAGTCCGGAATGGGCCCTCGCGGAGACGCGATTCTGGAGATGGACTGGTGTACTGGTCAGGTTCTCGATGCGCTGGAACGTCTCCAGCTGACCGAGAAAACGCTCGTCATTTTCACGAGTGACAATGGCCCCGTGCTGGATGACGGCTATGTTGACGACGCGGTCGAAAAGCTGGGAAGCCACCAGCCGTCCGGACCGTACAAGGGAGGGAAGTACAGTCTGTACGAAGGCGGCACCCGAGTCCCCTTTCTGGTGAGTTGGCCGGGCCGCATTCGCGCCGGCGAATCATCTGCGCTGGTCTGCCAGATCGATTTTCTGGCCTCGCTCGGAGCGTTGACCGGAACGGATTTATCGCAGATCAAAACTGCCGGCGACAGCCAGAACGTGCTACCGGCCCTGTTAGGCGAATCGCAGATCGGCCGGCAGGAACTGGTCGAACAAGGGGGCGGCAACCAACTGGCACTGCGATCAGGCAACTGGAAATTCCTACCTGCCTTCGCCCCCAAGAATGCCCCTGCCAAAGCAAGACCGCTGGAACTCTTCGACCTCAATCAAGATCCCGGCGAAACAACAAACCTGGCCAGCCAATATCCTGAGAGAGTCAACGAAATGCGGCAACGGCTGGAGCAGATTCAGAAGAACCCGTAG